CCCGCGTCGGCCAGCCCGCGGTAGAGGCCCTCCACCCACTCCACCGGCGTGCTGGCGGGAGCGACCACCGAAACCACCGCCTGGCGCGGCAGCCCGCCCATGGCCGCGATGTCGGAGATGCTCACGGCCAGCGCCTTGTAGCCCACATCGGCGGCGGTCGCCCAGCCGTGGCGGAAGTGAACCCCCTCCACCAGGGTGTCCACGGTCAGCACCAGGTGCCGGCCTGAGGGACACTCCAGGATGGCCGCGTCATCGCCGATGCCGACCACCACGCCCGCTGCCGACTCGGGCAGGATCCGGCGGATCGCCTCGATGACGGCGTCCTCTCCGAGATCACGCAGCCGCGCGACCGGCTCGTCCCGCACGCACGGCCTCCAGCAGCGCCCGCGCGGCCGCGACCGCATCCGGCGCGGCCGCCACGGCCGAGATGACTGCCACCCCCGCGGCTCCGGCCCGGATGACTTCCGCCGCATTGTGGGCAGTGATCCCTCCAATCCCCACCACCGGGATGCCCACCGCCCGCACCACGGCCGCCACCCGCTCCACCCCCACCGGCGGACCCGCGTCGGCCTTGGTGGCGGTGGAGTAGACCGGGCCCACGCCCAGATAGTCGGCGCCCTCCCGCTCGGCGCGGATGGCCTCGGCCACCGTTCCCACCGACGCGCCGATGATCCGGCGCGGCCCCAGCACCCGGCGCGCCGCCTCCAGGGGGAGATCGTCGGGTCCCAGGTGCACGCCGTCGGCATCGGCCGCCAGGGCCACGTCCACGCGGTCGTTGACGATCAGGGGGACGCCCGCCTGCCGGGTGAGCTCGCGCAGGCGGCATGCCACCCGGTACAGGGCGGCGGCGGACATCCGTTTGTCCCGCACCTGCAGCACGGTGGCGCCGCCGGCCAGCGCCGCGGCGGCCACCTCTTCGTGAGAACGGCCGGCGACGTCGGCTGAAGTAATGACGTACAGGCTGAAGTCCACCATGAGATCCTCCCGGTACCTCCGCCGGGGTTCTCACCGCCCCTTCCGTCGCCGGGGCGCCGTCCCGGCGGGAATGACCTGCACGCGCATCCGGGCGGCCAGCGCCTGCGGGGTCATGGCCGCCAGGACGTCGATCAGCAAGGGCTTCAGCGTGCCGGGGCCGCCGGCCCGACAGGCGGCCTCCTCGGCCGCCGCTCCAAAGCAGCTCAACCCCGCCGCGGCCGCGGTGAGGAAGTCGGCCCGGTCGGCCACGGCGACGAACACGCCCACCACCGCCGTCGCCATGCATCCCGCGCCCGGCATGGCCGCGAGCCAGGGGTGGCCGTTGTGGACCACCAGGACCCGCCTGCCATCCGCGACCACATCTGCCGGCCCCGTCAGCGCGGCCACCCCGCCCGCGCGCACCAGCGCTGCCGCCAGCGCGCGCATCTCCCCGACGGTGTACAGCCGCGACGCCTCCACGCCCCTCAGCGCCCGGACCGGACGGCCGACCCGCCCCGGCGGTCCCACCAGCGCCTGCGCTTCGGCCGGGTTGGCCCGGATCACCGGCCACGACGCCGTGGCCACCACCCGCCGGGCGGCCGCGGTGCGCAGCCGGGACGCGCCGGCACCCACCGGGTCGATGACCGTCGGGACCCCGCGCCGCCGGGCCACCCGGACCGCCTGCTCGATGGCCTGCAACCGCTCAGCGGTCGGCGTGCCCAGACTGACCACCAGCGCGTCGGCGGAGGCCGTCACCTCCTCCACCTCATCCGGGCTCACGGCCATGATCGGCATGGCCCCCAGCGCCCGGGCGGCCGCCGCCACGTCCGCGGCCGTGACCAGGTTGGGGAGGTGGTGCACCACCGGCCGGCGCTCCCGCAGCGCTGCCAGCAGGTCGGCGGCCTGCGCCCGCAGGCGTTCAGCGTCCCGCGTCTGCCCGGTCACGGCGATCTCCCCGGATGCGGCCCTGCAGCCCCGCCCCCACCACATACAGTGCTGCCGACACCAGGACGGCGGGGACCGACGCCCCCAGCCACGGGTAGCGGGCGCTGAGGGGAAACGGCAGCCCCAAAAGGTCGGCGCCGAAGCGCAGCGCCGCGGTCCAGCCCGGGATCGCGGTGGGCACGATCCACTGGTAGACCGCGAATCCCGCCAGCCACGCCGCCACCGCCGGCCAGCGGACGCCGCCCCGATACCAGTAGGGACCGGCGGGGCGGTACAGCGCCTCCAGGTCGTACCTCCGGCGGCGGATCACAAAGTAGTCCGCCGCCAGAACGCCGAACAGGGGCACGAAGAACGCGCCGATGAGAAACAGGAAGCTCTCGTACTGCACCACGTCGACGGTGGTGGCCACCAGCGCGCACACCGCCCCCGCCGCCACCGCCAGCCAGCGCTGGGGGGCGGCGGGAAGGATGTTCTGGATGCTGACGGCCGTGCTGTAGATGTTGGCGAAGGCGTTGTCGGTCTCGTCCACCACCAGCAGGACCAGGGCCAGCCACCCGCCGGTCAGGCTCATGATGGCCGGGATGAGGTCCGCGGTCTGCAGGGCCAGCACCGACAGCGCCCCCAGGCCGTAAAACCACACGTTGGCCACCAGGTAGCCCAGGTAGGTCCCCCAGAACGCCCGGCCCGTGTGCCGGGCGAACCGGTTGTAGTCGGCCACCAGGGGCAGCCAGGACACCGGCATCGCCAGGACCAGATCCACGGCCAGCCAGAACGAGAGGCTGCCGTCTCCCGGACGCGCCAGGAGCCCGCGCACATCATGGCGGGTGAGGAGGTACCACGTCAGGTAGACGGTGGTGCCGTAGACTCCCCAGATGGCCCACCGCTCCAGCCACCGCCGCACCACCACCAGGGGGCCGCCCACGGCCAGCAGGGTGCAGAAGCCGGCCAGGAGAACGGCCCACACCGCGAAGTTCCGGTAGCCGAACAGGACGGCGGTGATACCGTCGGCCGCCCGGGCCATGATGAAGATCTCGAACGACCCCCACCCCACCAGCTGCACGATGTTGAGGACCGTGGGCAGGTAGGAGCCGCGAATCCCCAGCGCGGGGCGCAGCAGGACCATGGTGGGCACGCCGGTGTCGCTACCCACGAGCCCGGTCAGCGCCAGGAGCAGGTTGCCCACGACCGTGCCCACCACGATGGCCCCCAGGGCCGGACCCAGTCCCAGCCCGGGCACCAGCAGGGTGCCGGCCAGCAGCACCAGCAGGCCCACTCCCAGGCTCGACCACAGGGCCAGGTAGTCCACAAACCCGAGGATCCGCGCCTGCGGGGGCACCGGGGTGATGCCCCACGCGGGAGGCGCCTGGATCCGCGGGCGGGGGAGAACCTCAACGGCCACGGGGCGCTTCCTCCGCCAGCACCCGGCGCAGGGCTCCGCTGCGCTGGAGGGCTTTGACCAGGATCACGCCCAGGATGGCCCCGGGAATGGAACTGGCCAGGAACAGGTACTGCAGCGTGGCCAGCGGGATGGCCTGGCCCATGACCGTCGGGGCCACCAGCAGGGCTCCCAGGGTGGCACCCACAGGTCCGGTGCCCAGCGGTTCCAGCAGGCCGACCCACTCCCGCCTCCAGTACCGGTAGGCCAGGCCCACCACCACGGCGCCGGGAATGCCGCCGGGGAACGCCAGCGGGGTCCCCACCCCCAGCAGGTTGCGCAGGGTGGCGGCCACGGTGGCCGCCAGGGCCGCGTACCACGGGCCGAGCAGGATGCCGGCCAGCACGTTGGTCATGTGCTGCCAGGGCAGGAGTTTCGCGCCGGCGGCGGGGATGGCGCCGGGAACGTAGGAGAGCACCACCGGCAGGGCGGCGCAGAGGGCTGCCAGGGCCAGCGCGCGCGTGCGCATCGTCGCCTCCGCAAGACGAGGCCAGCTCCGGAGGCGTCTGCGGACGAACAGCGGCCGCCGGCCCGATCTCCAGGCCGGCGGCCGCATCCTGTCCTCCCCACGCCAGTATTACCTGGATCGGGTGCGAAGGGTCGGTGCCGCCGCCCGCGCCGATGGTGGCGCGGGCCAGACACCCTCTCAGCCCGGTTCGCCCGAGCTCCCCCGGAACAGCCCGTATGGTGTTGTCGGCCCCAGTATAGCGCCTCCGCAGCCCGCAAGACACCCCTCTTGCCACGGCCGGCCGGGATGCCTATGATATCCCCCAACATGCACCTGTTCCCGCTGCCGCGCGACTGCATCTGTCCCCGCGGAGGCTAACGCCTCCGCCACCTCCCCGCGGCCTTCGGGCCGCGCGCGTGTCCGGCACCACCGCAAAATTCGCAGCCAGGAGGGCGCCCGTGGTTGACGGCATCTCCCCATCGGCCTTTCGCCGTCCCGGAGTGCACCCCCAGACGGCGGCCGGCCTGGCACTGCTGGCGGGCCTGGGCGCCGCCGTCGCCGCCGTCAGCCGGGCCGACGGCCAGTTCGGCATCTTCGCCCTCCTGGGTGTGGGCTTCGGAGTCGCGCTGCAGCGCAGCCGCTTCTGCATCAACTCGGCATTCCGGGACCTCATCCAGTTCCGTTCGGGGCGG
This sequence is a window from Armatimonadota bacterium. Protein-coding genes within it:
- the thiE gene encoding thiamine phosphate synthase, with product MVDFSLYVITSADVAGRSHEEVAAAALAGGATVLQVRDKRMSAAALYRVACRLRELTRQAGVPLIVNDRVDVALAADADGVHLGPDDLPLEAARRVLGPRRIIGASVGTVAEAIRAEREGADYLGVGPVYSTATKADAGPPVGVERVAAVVRAVGIPVVGIGGITAHNAAEVIRAGAAGVAVISAVAAAPDAVAAARALLEAVRAGRAGRAAA
- the thiM gene encoding hydroxyethylthiazole kinase; translation: MTGQTRDAERLRAQAADLLAALRERRPVVHHLPNLVTAADVAAAARALGAMPIMAVSPDEVEEVTASADALVVSLGTPTAERLQAIEQAVRVARRRGVPTVIDPVGAGASRLRTAAARRVVATASWPVIRANPAEAQALVGPPGRVGRPVRALRGVEASRLYTVGEMRALAAALVRAGGVAALTGPADVVADGRRVLVVHNGHPWLAAMPGAGCMATAVVGVFVAVADRADFLTAAAAGLSCFGAAAEEAACRAGGPGTLKPLLIDVLAAMTPQALAARMRVQVIPAGTAPRRRKGR
- the cytX gene encoding putative hydroxymethylpyrimidine transporter CytX, whose amino-acid sequence is MAVEVLPRPRIQAPPAWGITPVPPQARILGFVDYLALWSSLGVGLLVLLAGTLLVPGLGLGPALGAIVVGTVVGNLLLALTGLVGSDTGVPTMVLLRPALGIRGSYLPTVLNIVQLVGWGSFEIFIMARAADGITAVLFGYRNFAVWAVLLAGFCTLLAVGGPLVVVRRWLERWAIWGVYGTTVYLTWYLLTRHDVRGLLARPGDGSLSFWLAVDLVLAMPVSWLPLVADYNRFARHTGRAFWGTYLGYLVANVWFYGLGALSVLALQTADLIPAIMSLTGGWLALVLLVVDETDNAFANIYSTAVSIQNILPAAPQRWLAVAAGAVCALVATTVDVVQYESFLFLIGAFFVPLFGVLAADYFVIRRRRYDLEALYRPAGPYWYRGGVRWPAVAAWLAGFAVYQWIVPTAIPGWTAALRFGADLLGLPFPLSARYPWLGASVPAVLVSAALYVVGAGLQGRIRGDRRDRADAGR
- the thiW gene encoding energy coupling factor transporter S component ThiW, encoding MRTRALALAALCAALPVVLSYVPGAIPAAGAKLLPWQHMTNVLAGILLGPWYAALAATVAATLRNLLGVGTPLAFPGGIPGAVVVGLAYRYWRREWVGLLEPLGTGPVGATLGALLVAPTVMGQAIPLATLQYLFLASSIPGAILGVILVKALQRSGALRRVLAEEAPRGR